The window TTTATTTTTGGAGACGCAACAGAAACACACGAACTTATAGAAAAGATGGCTCCTTATGATGTAATATTTGTTGATGCTGCCAAAGGTCAATATGAGCGGTTTTTTACGATGTATGAAAAATATTTAGCACCAACAGGAATCATTGTAACGGACAATGTTCTATTTAAAGGTCTCGTTGCAGAAAACATAGAAGAAATCGAACCAAAACGGATTAAAAATTTAGTGAAGAAAATCGACAAATTTAATCGTTGGTTAATGGAAAATGAAAAATATGATACTGCTATTTTGCCTGTTGGAGACGGAATAGCGATAAGTAAATTAAAGAGGTGAAAACGATGAACAAACCTGAATTATTAGTTACCCCAATTGATTTAGACAATATGAAAGACTTAATAGAAGCTGGTGCTGATGCGTTCATGATTGGTGAACAACACTTCGGTTTAAGACTAGCTGGTGAATTTAATCGTGATCAAGTGAAAGAAGCGATAACACTAGCACATGAGAACGGCAAAAAAGTATATGTTGCTATGAATGCTCTTTTTCACAATGACAAAGTAGAAGATTTAAGTGATTACCTACAATTCTTAGAAGAAAATAGTGCAGATGGAGTTGTGTTTGGTGACCCAGCGGTGCTTATGGCAGCAAAAGAAGCGGCACCTTCTATGAAATTACATTGGAATACAGAAACAACTGCGACAAACTATTTTACTTGTAACTACTGGGGAAGA is drawn from Bacillus alkalisoli and contains these coding sequences:
- a CDS encoding O-methyltransferase, yielding MDEKIISYLESLINEREPLLNKMEQLAKEEQVPIMDLVGMETLLQLLRIQQPKKILEIGTAIGYSAIRMAKTIENAEIVTIERDEKRYGQAEQFAKEAKLEDRLHFIFGDATETHELIEKMAPYDVIFVDAAKGQYERFFTMYEKYLAPTGIIVTDNVLFKGLVAENIEEIEPKRIKNLVKKIDKFNRWLMENEKYDTAILPVGDGIAISKLKR